The Actinomycetota bacterium genome contains a region encoding:
- a CDS encoding heavy metal translocating P-type ATPase, whose translation MQRLDDRFERQPLHHDPHGSHASHDDGEGGGSHGSHGSHAGAADHGGHHAAAFRRRFWVSLALSLPVIVTSPMIMDWFGYRLAFPGLGLVGPVLGTVIFLWGGWPFLEGGWHELRSRRPGMMLLISMAISVAFTASMATSLGLLHVDFWWELAALVTIMLLGHWLEMRALGQARDALSALAELLPDEADLVEDDGSVRTVPASALRPGHVVLVRAGGRVPADGEIAEGEAELDESMITGESRPVARGPGQRVVAGTVSTDSSLKLRVSAIGEDTALAGIRRLVEQAQSSRSRAQVLADRAAAVLFYVATGAGVATFVVWSALGSPYEAVMRLVTVLVISCPHALGLATPLVTSLSSAIAARAGILVRDRLSLERSRTVDTFLFDKTGTLTRGEHAVVGLAASDPWTEEELLALAAAAEAQSEHPLGRAIVRAARERGLHVPAVTSFRSLPGRGVEAEVDGRRLGVGGPRLLAERGTEEPEELNRWADTYRARGASILYLVDGTTVAGAVALEDEVRPEAGEAVRSLQRLGRRVVLITGDAAQVAEAVARDLGIDEVLAEVLPQDKAAKVAELQHRGRSVAMIGDGVNDAPALARADVGIAIGAGTDVAIESAGLVLAGSDPRSVPAVVSLSRASHRKSVQN comes from the coding sequence ATGCAGAGGTTGGACGACCGGTTCGAGAGGCAGCCGCTCCACCACGACCCCCATGGGAGCCACGCGTCCCACGACGATGGGGAGGGCGGCGGCTCCCACGGGTCCCACGGATCCCACGCAGGAGCGGCGGACCACGGCGGGCACCACGCCGCGGCGTTCCGCCGCCGCTTCTGGGTCAGCTTGGCGCTCAGCCTCCCCGTGATCGTGACCAGCCCGATGATCATGGACTGGTTCGGTTACCGCCTGGCCTTCCCGGGCCTCGGACTGGTCGGCCCCGTCCTCGGGACCGTCATCTTCCTGTGGGGAGGTTGGCCGTTCCTCGAGGGCGGGTGGCACGAGCTGAGGTCTCGGCGGCCCGGGATGATGCTGCTCATCTCGATGGCGATATCGGTCGCGTTCACGGCTTCGATGGCCACCTCCCTCGGCCTGCTGCACGTCGACTTCTGGTGGGAGCTGGCCGCTCTGGTGACGATCATGCTCCTCGGACACTGGCTGGAGATGCGGGCTCTCGGCCAGGCGCGAGACGCCCTGTCCGCCCTCGCCGAGCTCCTCCCCGACGAGGCGGATCTGGTCGAGGACGACGGGTCCGTTCGAACGGTCCCGGCGTCCGCGCTACGCCCCGGACACGTGGTGCTCGTGCGAGCGGGCGGGCGCGTCCCTGCCGACGGGGAGATCGCCGAGGGGGAGGCGGAACTCGACGAGTCGATGATCACCGGGGAGTCCCGGCCCGTCGCCCGTGGACCCGGTCAACGAGTCGTCGCCGGGACCGTATCCACCGATTCGTCGCTCAAGCTGCGCGTGAGCGCCATCGGGGAGGACACGGCCCTCGCGGGCATAAGACGACTCGTCGAGCAGGCGCAGAGCTCCCGCTCGCGCGCGCAGGTCCTCGCCGACCGAGCGGCGGCGGTGCTGTTCTACGTGGCCACGGGGGCCGGGGTCGCCACCTTCGTCGTCTGGTCGGCCCTGGGGTCTCCCTACGAAGCGGTGATGCGCCTCGTGACGGTCCTCGTGATCTCGTGCCCGCACGCGCTCGGACTGGCTACGCCTCTCGTCACCTCCCTGTCCAGCGCGATCGCGGCTCGCGCGGGGATACTCGTCCGGGACCGGCTCTCGCTAGAGCGCAGCCGCACGGTCGACACGTTCCTGTTCGACAAGACCGGGACCCTGACGAGGGGGGAGCACGCCGTCGTCGGTCTCGCGGCGTCGGACCCGTGGACCGAGGAGGAGCTGCTCGCCCTGGCTGCCGCGGCCGAGGCTCAGAGCGAACACCCACTCGGGCGGGCCATCGTCCGCGCGGCCCGGGAGCGAGGCCTCCACGTCCCGGCGGTGACGTCGTTCCGTTCGCTGCCTGGCCGCGGCGTCGAGGCAGAGGTCGACGGCCGGCGCCTCGGGGTGGGCGGGCCGCGCCTGCTCGCCGAACGCGGGACGGAGGAACCCGAGGAGCTGAACAGATGGGCGGACACCTACCGCGCCCGGGGGGCCTCGATCCTCTACCTCGTCGACGGGACGACGGTCGCGGGCGCGGTCGCGCTCGAGGACGAGGTCCGGCCGGAGGCGGGGGAGGCCGTCCGGAGCCTCCAGAGGCTCGGCCGTCGCGTCGTGCTGATCACGGGGGATGCGGCTCAGGTGGCGGAAGCGGTGGCGCGTGACCTTGGGATCGACGAGGTCCTCGCCGAGGTGCTGCCTCAGGACAAGGCGGCCAAGGTCGCCGAGCTCCAACACCGAGGTCGGTCGGTGGCCATGATCGGTGACGGGGTCAACGACGCTCCCGCCCTCGCGAGGGCCGACGTCGGCATAGCGATCGGCGCCGGGACCGACGTCGCCATCGAGTCGGCCGGACTGGTGCTGGCGGGATCGGACCCCCGAAGCGTCCCGGCGGTCGTCTCTCTGTCGAGGGCCTCTCACCGCAAGTCGGTACAGAAC
- a CDS encoding DUF4190 domain-containing protein yields the protein MCRREGILHWLRRYGMALCGNCGQQLDQEDTRCPNCGRPVGRASPSGEPARSTDGTAIAALVFGVLGVPGCFVFSILAIVLGNQAQARIAANPGIGGEGLARAGSILGWVGLALAGAWILFALVGAVGFLPFIL from the coding sequence GTGTGCAGGCGGGAAGGCATCCTGCATTGGCTGAGGAGGTACGGGATGGCTCTGTGCGGCAACTGCGGTCAGCAGCTCGACCAGGAGGACACTCGGTGTCCCAACTGCGGGAGGCCGGTCGGGCGTGCGTCGCCTTCGGGAGAACCCGCGCGGAGCACAGACGGGACGGCGATCGCGGCGCTCGTCTTCGGGGTCCTCGGCGTCCCGGGGTGCTTCGTCTTCTCGATCCTCGCGATCGTGCTCGGCAACCAGGCGCAGGCCCGGATCGCCGCGAACCCCGGGATCGGGGGGGAGGGCCTGGCGCGGGCCGGGTCCATCCTGGGATGGGTCGGACTCGCGCTCGCGGGCGCGTGGATCCTGTTCGCGCTCGTCGGCGCGGTGGGGTTCCTACCCTTCATCCTGTAG
- a CDS encoding DUF4190 domain-containing protein, with amino-acid sequence MPNCTRCGNEVDARALACPNCGERVWHREGRGRREPLATVSLATAIAGFVACPLVGSVVAVATGARALRTVRRDPTMGGRRAAVAGVVLGVLGIAWGIVLAWSAVGFLEEREARRAPLVWGAAADREAQSSLRNGLTSAKTIFTDEETYESVTLDTMRMMEPALTFLEGPSAGPGEVSIHVVGPNEIVLAARGATECFAIRDVVERVAGGGTTYARVASETCLASEVPEEAWAASWEEAVTLQDEG; translated from the coding sequence ATGCCCAACTGCACACGGTGCGGGAACGAGGTCGACGCGCGTGCGCTCGCCTGTCCGAACTGCGGCGAGCGGGTCTGGCACCGTGAGGGCCGCGGGCGTCGGGAGCCGCTGGCCACGGTGTCCCTCGCCACCGCGATCGCCGGGTTCGTCGCTTGTCCCCTCGTCGGGAGCGTCGTAGCGGTCGCCACGGGGGCGCGCGCGCTCCGCACGGTCCGGCGCGATCCGACGATGGGCGGACGCAGAGCGGCGGTCGCCGGGGTCGTGCTGGGTGTGTTGGGGATCGCGTGGGGGATCGTGCTGGCCTGGTCCGCGGTCGGGTTCCTCGAGGAGCGAGAGGCGCGGAGGGCGCCTCTGGTATGGGGAGCCGCCGCCGACCGCGAGGCACAGTCGAGCCTCCGCAACGGGCTCACCTCCGCCAAGACGATCTTCACCGACGAGGAGACGTACGAGAGCGTGACGCTCGACACGATGCGGATGATGGAGCCGGCCTTGACGTTCCTCGAGGGCCCGAGCGCCGGGCCGGGCGAGGTATCGATCCACGTCGTCGGCCCGAACGAGATCGTGCTCGCGGCACGGGGGGCGACGGAGTGCTTCGCGATCCGCGACGTGGTGGAGCGGGTCGCCGGGGGCGGGACGACCTACGCCCGCGTGGCCTCGGAGACCTGCCTCGCGTCCGAGGTTCCGGAGGAAGCGTGGGCCGCGTCCTGGGAGGAAGCGGTCACGCTACAGGATGAAGGGTAG
- a CDS encoding vitamin B12-dependent ribonucleotide reductase, whose protein sequence is MAGGRTNGNGSGSGRKASVVDTRAEGLTITRRFTRADVHPYDEITWERRTASIVSRGGVVAFEQSDVEFPSSWSLNATNIVAEKYFRGQQNTPQREWSLKQIIDRVVNSIVRWGTDQGRFASDLDAKAYADELTHILVTQKASFNSPVWFNIGVEGRAQQASACFILHVDDSMDSIAEWYRDEMFIFKGGSGSGLNVSNLRSSYEQLAVGGYSSGPVSFMRGADAAAGTIKSGGATRRAAKMVVMNIDHPDILEMRDKAPGFIWCKAVEERKARALKQAGFDMSVDSGVDAYSIQYQNANNSVRVTDVFMDAYVQDTQYELRGVTSGDVIHRYMARDVMKQVAQAAWECADPGIQYHDTINDWHTAPAAGPITASNPCSEYMHLDNSPCNLASLNLLRFLRDDGSFDVEAFEHAVFIVLLGQAVLAVAADYPTDAIARNARGFRQLGIGYANLGALLMAIGVPYDSDEGRAWAAAVTSLMQAAAYRASAEFAKAVGPYPGHDSLPGFSHPENRQATLRVLAKHAAFSRALTAPPASGDEELDRRIGTFHEEIVGAGAPTARDDQLRRVVDRANEVWSHALQEAEEHGVENSQVSVLAPTGTIGFMMDCDTTGVEPDLALKKVKKMVGGGTMSIVNQTVPRALRRLGYNDEQIEAIVEYIDQNNTVVGAPAVKPEHYPVFACSFTSDNLIGYMGHVRMMAAVQPFLSGAISKTINMPEEASVDEVEHVYVEGWRLGLKALAIYRDNCKADQPLSAEKKEKVDGVLSVEPVDPQPVRRRLPKKRPAETFSFRVADCDGYVIVGLYPETGQPGELFIKVAKQGSTLAGVMDAFSISISMGLQYGVPLEAYVEKFMNMTFEPRGITDDEDIRFATSLMDFIFRRLALEYLPRDKREALGIRSVAERTEITNGMNTPVIEKTATGEADGPLAAPRSSAETVTRPAVDAPFCNNCGIRMRPSGSCFACESCGSTSGCS, encoded by the coding sequence ATGGCCGGCGGTCGGACGAACGGCAACGGTAGCGGGAGCGGGAGGAAGGCCTCGGTCGTGGATACGCGGGCGGAGGGCCTGACGATAACCCGGAGGTTCACGAGGGCCGACGTCCACCCCTATGACGAGATCACCTGGGAGCGGCGCACCGCCTCGATCGTCTCCCGCGGCGGGGTCGTCGCCTTCGAGCAGTCCGACGTCGAGTTCCCCTCGTCGTGGTCGCTCAACGCGACGAACATCGTCGCCGAGAAGTACTTCCGCGGCCAGCAGAACACGCCGCAGCGGGAGTGGTCGCTGAAGCAGATCATCGACCGGGTCGTGAACTCGATCGTCAGGTGGGGGACCGACCAGGGGAGGTTCGCGTCCGACCTCGACGCGAAGGCGTACGCCGACGAGCTGACCCACATCCTCGTGACGCAGAAGGCGTCGTTCAACTCGCCCGTGTGGTTCAACATCGGGGTCGAGGGTCGGGCCCAGCAGGCGAGTGCCTGCTTCATCCTGCACGTCGACGACTCCATGGACTCGATCGCGGAGTGGTACCGCGACGAGATGTTCATCTTCAAGGGGGGGTCGGGGTCCGGGCTCAACGTCTCGAACCTGCGGTCCTCCTACGAGCAGCTCGCGGTCGGGGGGTACTCGTCCGGGCCCGTGTCGTTCATGCGGGGGGCGGACGCGGCGGCCGGAACCATAAAGAGCGGGGGCGCGACCCGACGGGCCGCGAAGATGGTCGTGATGAACATCGACCATCCCGACATCCTCGAGATGCGGGACAAGGCTCCCGGGTTCATCTGGTGCAAGGCGGTGGAGGAGCGCAAGGCCCGCGCCCTGAAGCAAGCCGGGTTCGACATGTCGGTCGACTCGGGCGTCGACGCGTACTCGATCCAGTACCAGAACGCGAACAACTCGGTCAGGGTGACCGACGTCTTCATGGACGCCTACGTCCAGGACACGCAGTACGAGCTGCGGGGGGTCACATCGGGCGACGTCATCCACCGCTACATGGCGCGAGACGTCATGAAGCAGGTGGCGCAGGCCGCCTGGGAGTGCGCCGACCCGGGGATCCAGTACCACGACACGATCAACGACTGGCACACGGCTCCAGCGGCGGGTCCGATCACCGCCAGCAACCCGTGCTCGGAGTACATGCACCTCGACAACTCGCCCTGCAACCTCGCCTCCCTGAACCTGCTCAGGTTCCTCCGGGACGACGGCAGCTTCGACGTGGAGGCGTTCGAACACGCGGTCTTCATCGTGCTGCTTGGGCAGGCCGTCCTGGCCGTGGCCGCGGACTACCCGACGGACGCTATCGCGCGCAACGCTCGGGGGTTCCGTCAGCTCGGCATCGGATACGCCAACCTCGGTGCTCTGCTGATGGCCATCGGCGTCCCCTACGACTCCGACGAGGGTCGCGCTTGGGCGGCTGCGGTGACATCGCTCATGCAGGCGGCTGCGTACCGAGCCTCGGCCGAGTTCGCCAAGGCGGTCGGGCCGTACCCGGGCCACGACTCGCTCCCCGGCTTCTCGCACCCGGAGAACCGGCAGGCCACGCTCAGGGTGCTCGCGAAGCACGCCGCGTTCTCCCGGGCCCTGACCGCCCCGCCGGCGTCCGGGGACGAGGAGCTGGATCGGCGCATCGGCACGTTCCACGAGGAGATCGTGGGAGCCGGGGCTCCCACGGCCCGGGACGACCAGCTCCGGCGCGTGGTCGACCGCGCGAACGAGGTCTGGTCTCACGCCCTCCAGGAGGCCGAGGAGCACGGGGTCGAGAACTCACAGGTCTCCGTGCTGGCTCCTACGGGGACCATCGGGTTCATGATGGACTGCGACACCACGGGGGTTGAGCCCGACCTGGCCCTCAAGAAGGTCAAGAAGATGGTCGGTGGCGGGACGATGTCCATCGTGAACCAGACCGTCCCCCGCGCCTTGCGACGGCTCGGATACAACGACGAGCAGATCGAGGCGATCGTCGAGTACATCGACCAGAACAACACCGTGGTGGGTGCTCCAGCCGTCAAGCCCGAGCACTACCCCGTGTTCGCGTGCTCCTTCACCTCGGACAACCTGATCGGCTACATGGGGCACGTCCGGATGATGGCCGCGGTTCAGCCGTTCCTCAGCGGGGCCATCTCCAAGACCATCAACATGCCGGAGGAGGCCTCCGTCGACGAGGTCGAGCACGTCTACGTCGAGGGATGGCGGCTCGGGCTCAAGGCCCTGGCCATCTACCGCGACAACTGCAAGGCCGACCAGCCGCTGTCCGCGGAGAAGAAGGAGAAGGTGGACGGTGTCCTGTCGGTCGAGCCGGTCGACCCGCAGCCCGTCCGGAGACGTCTCCCGAAGAAGCGTCCCGCGGAGACCTTCTCCTTCCGGGTCGCCGACTGCGACGGGTACGTGATCGTCGGCCTCTACCCCGAGACCGGTCAGCCGGGCGAGCTCTTCATAAAGGTGGCGAAGCAGGGCTCCACGCTCGCGGGCGTGATGGACGCCTTCTCGATATCGATCTCGATGGGCCTGCAGTACGGGGTCCCGCTCGAGGCTTACGTCGAGAAGTTCATGAACATGACCTTTGAGCCGCGTGGGATCACCGACGACGAGGACATCCGGTTCGCCACCTCGCTCATGGACTTCATCTTCCGGCGCCTCGCGCTCGAGTACCTGCCGAGGGACAAGCGCGAGGCGCTCGGGATCAGGTCGGTGGCGGAGCGGACGGAGATCACGAACGGGATGAACACGCCCGTGATCGAGAAGACGGCGACAGGCGAGGCGGACGGGCCGCTGGCCGCGCCGCGGTCCTCCGCCGAGACCGTCACCCGGCCCGCCGTGGACGCCCCGTTCTGCAACAACTGCGGGATCAGGATGCGGCCGTCCGGCTCGTGCTTCGCCTGCGAGTCCTGCGGCTCGACGTCCGGCTGCAGCTAG